The Nocardioides houyundeii genome includes the window ACGCCAAGCGCCGGGCCTGCGCGGCGCTGATGGTCTCCCCGCCGGCCAGGGTGCCCACGCCCAGACCTTTCAGCAGGTCGGACAGGTCGATGGTGATGACCAGCTGGGTGGCGGTGCCGCCGTGCAGCGGCAGTCGCGAGGGGTCGAGTCCTTCCAGGAGGGAGCAGAACGCCTGTCCGAGCCGCAGGTCGTAGGGCACCGACTCCCCGGTGGCGTCGCCCGCCGTCCCGCGAGGGTTGGTGAAGGCCTCCAGAGTGGTGACCAGACGGGTGGCGACGTGGGCGGGGACGCGTGCCTTCACCAGCGTGGTGCCGTCGCCCAGGTCGCGGGTGCTCAGGGACGTGACCCGACGGGCATGCCGGTCCTGGTCGGCCAGTCTCCGGCCCTCGGCATCCTCGTCGAGGTGCGGGGCGATGACGTGCAGGATCCGAGCGCCGAGCCGGGCCAGCTCACGAGGCCCGAATACGGCGGCCTGCTCGAGCAGGTGGGCCTGTGCCAAGGCGAGGACCTCGGCACGTCTGTCCGCGGTCACCGGCGGCGCCACCCGAGCGTCGGCAGCCAGGTCGCCCATCGTGCGGTCGAGGTCGCCGAGCGCCCGTGCGATCACGTGCCCCTGGTCGGTGTTCACCGCGCCGGTCTGCAGCGCGGCGCCCAGGTCGTGCCACCGCTCGTCGCAGTCCCGCGCGAGGCGCTGCAACCGGCGGTGATGGGCTCGGTCCCGCCGAGTGCGGTGGGTCATCCAGGACGCCACGTCACGGTGCCCCTCGGCGGCCGCCACCTCGCCGGAGGCCGCGATGACCCGGGTCTGCAGCGCCGTCACCCGCGACGTCAACCGGTCCAGGAGCAGCAACGCCTCGCGCTGGGCGGCCACGCCCATGAACATCGGGTCGAGCGCGGCCACCTCGTCCAGGGCCCGGTCGATGACCGCCGCGCACCCCAGGATGGGGTGGGACTCTTCGGGGGTCACGGACCAGCTCA containing:
- a CDS encoding HNH endonuclease signature motif containing protein, producing MSWSVTPEESHPILGCAAVIDRALDEVAALDPMFMGVAAQREALLLLDRLTSRVTALQTRVIAASGEVAAAEGHRDVASWMTHRTRRDRAHHRRLQRLARDCDERWHDLGAALQTGAVNTDQGHVIARALGDLDRTMGDLAADARVAPPVTADRRAEVLALAQAHLLEQAAVFGPRELARLGARILHVIAPHLDEDAEGRRLADQDRHARRVTSLSTRDLGDGTTLVKARVPAHVATRLVTTLEAFTNPRGTAGDATGESVPYDLRLGQAFCSLLEGLDPSRLPLHGGTATQLVITIDLSDLLKGLGVGTLAGGETISAAQARRLACTADLVPAVLGTKSEPLDLGRTARLFSPAQRRALALRDQQCRADGCTIPATWCEAHHLVPWSREGASDLDNALLLCSFHHHRIHDDRYLHQRLPNGNVRYSRRR